One window from the genome of Streptomyces sp. WZ-12 encodes:
- a CDS encoding DUF2752 domain-containing protein: MTPHGPTGSTGPGTPTGGTDGTDAAAVRRRTLRTAAVALGAGALAAGYLWHTNPHQPGQLLLPCPFRLLTGLLCPFCGGTRMAYDLMHGDVATAFHDNAVLLVLGVPALAYALTRWLADGLRGRRRPMKLTARGNAVVLGTAAVWLVARNLMG; this comes from the coding sequence GTGACCCCGCACGGGCCCACCGGAAGCACCGGCCCCGGGACCCCGACGGGCGGCACCGACGGAACCGACGCCGCGGCCGTCCGCCGGCGCACCCTGCGCACCGCGGCCGTGGCGCTGGGCGCCGGCGCGCTGGCCGCCGGCTACCTCTGGCACACCAACCCGCACCAACCGGGGCAGCTCCTCCTCCCCTGCCCCTTCCGCCTGCTGACCGGGCTGCTCTGCCCGTTCTGCGGCGGGACGCGGATGGCGTACGACCTGATGCACGGCGACGTGGCGACCGCCTTCCACGACAACGCCGTGCTGCTCGTCCTCGGCGTCCCCGCCCTCGCCTACGCCCTGACGCGGTGGTTGGCCGACGGGCTGCGCGGGCGGCGCCGCCCGATGAAGCTGACCGCCCGCGGCAATGCCGTGGTCCTCGGCACCGCCGCGGTGTGGCTGGTCGCCCGCAACCTCATGGGCTGA
- the topA gene encoding type I DNA topoisomerase, whose protein sequence is MSPTSETADGGGRRLVIVESPAKAKTIKGYLGPGYVVEASVGHIRDLPNGAAEVPAKYKGESWARLGVNVDADFQPIYVVNSDKKDQVKKLKSLLAESDELFLATDEDREGEAIAWHLQEILKPKVPVHRMVFHEITKDAIREAVANPRDLNKKLVDAQETRRILDRLYGYEVSPVLWKKVMPRLSAGRVQSVATRLVVERERERIAFRSAEYWDLTGTFATGRAGDTSDPSTLTARLNTVDGRRVAQGRDFGSNGQLKNSDVLHLDEANARALAAALADTQFSVRSVESKPYRRSPYAPFRTTTLQQEASRKLGFGAKSTMQVAQKLYENGFITYMRTDSTTLSDTAVAAARAQVTQLYGAGYLPDKPRTYAGKVKNAQEAHEAIRPSGDRFRTPAETGLTGDQFRLYELIWKRTVASQMKDATGNSVTVKIGGRAADGRDTEFNASGKTITFHGFLKAYVEGADDPNAELDDRERRLPQVAEGDALAAQEITADGHATKPPARYTEATLVKELEEREIGRPSTYASIIGTILDRGYVFKKGTALVPSFLSFAVVNLLEKHFGRLVDYDFTAKMEDDLDRIARGEAQAVPWLRRFYFGEGQGEGGAADAGNGDGDHLGGLKELVTDLGAIDAREISSFPVGNGIKLRVGRYGPYVERGEKDEEGHQRADVPDDLAPDELTVEYAEELLAKPSGDYELGMDPVSGHQIVAKDGRYGPYVTEVLPEGTPKTGKNAIKPRTASLFKSMSLDTVTLADALKLMSLPRVVGADAEGTEITAQNGRYGPYLKKGTDSRSLEREEQLFTITLDEALAIYAQPKQRGRAAAKPPLKELGTDPVSGKPVVVKDGRFGAYVTDGETNATLRRDDDVETITPERGYELLAEKRAKGPAKKTAKKAPAKKTAAKKTTAKKTAAKKTATKKTAAKKTTAKKTAAKTAAKKTAASAED, encoded by the coding sequence TTGTCCCCGACCAGCGAGACCGCAGACGGCGGCGGCCGTCGACTCGTCATCGTCGAGTCGCCTGCCAAGGCGAAGACGATCAAGGGCTACCTCGGCCCCGGCTATGTGGTCGAGGCCAGCGTCGGGCACATCCGCGACCTCCCCAACGGCGCGGCCGAGGTCCCGGCGAAGTACAAGGGCGAGTCCTGGGCCCGCCTGGGCGTGAACGTCGACGCCGACTTCCAGCCCATCTACGTCGTCAACAGCGACAAGAAGGACCAGGTCAAGAAGCTCAAGTCGCTGCTGGCCGAGTCCGACGAACTCTTCCTCGCCACCGATGAGGACCGCGAGGGCGAGGCCATCGCGTGGCACCTCCAGGAGATCCTCAAGCCGAAGGTCCCGGTCCACCGGATGGTCTTCCACGAGATCACCAAGGACGCCATCCGCGAGGCCGTCGCCAACCCCCGCGACCTCAACAAGAAGCTGGTCGACGCCCAGGAGACCCGCCGGATCCTCGACCGCCTCTACGGCTACGAGGTCTCCCCGGTGCTGTGGAAGAAGGTCATGCCCCGGCTGTCCGCGGGCCGGGTGCAGTCGGTCGCGACCCGGCTCGTGGTCGAGCGGGAGCGCGAGCGCATCGCCTTCCGCTCCGCCGAGTACTGGGACCTGACCGGCACCTTCGCCACCGGGCGGGCCGGCGACACCAGCGACCCGTCGACGCTGACCGCGCGGCTGAACACCGTCGACGGCCGCCGCGTCGCGCAGGGCCGCGACTTCGGCTCCAACGGGCAGCTCAAGAACAGCGACGTGCTGCACCTGGACGAGGCGAACGCTCGGGCGCTGGCCGCCGCCCTGGCCGACACCCAGTTCTCGGTGCGGTCGGTCGAGTCCAAGCCGTACCGCCGCTCGCCGTACGCGCCGTTCCGGACGACCACGCTCCAGCAGGAGGCCAGCCGGAAGCTGGGCTTCGGCGCCAAGTCGACGATGCAGGTCGCGCAGAAGCTGTACGAGAACGGCTTCATCACCTATATGCGTACGGACTCCACCACGCTCTCGGACACCGCGGTCGCCGCGGCCCGGGCGCAGGTGACGCAGTTGTACGGCGCCGGGTACCTGCCCGACAAGCCGCGCACGTACGCCGGCAAGGTCAAGAACGCGCAGGAGGCGCACGAGGCGATCCGGCCCTCCGGCGACCGCTTCCGCACGCCGGCGGAGACCGGGCTGACCGGCGACCAGTTCCGGCTCTACGAGCTGATCTGGAAGCGGACCGTCGCCTCCCAGATGAAGGACGCGACCGGCAACTCCGTCACCGTCAAGATCGGCGGCCGGGCCGCGGACGGGCGGGACACCGAGTTCAACGCGTCCGGCAAGACCATCACCTTCCACGGCTTCCTCAAGGCGTACGTGGAGGGGGCCGACGACCCCAACGCCGAGCTGGACGACCGCGAGCGGCGGCTGCCGCAGGTGGCCGAGGGCGACGCGCTGGCCGCGCAGGAGATCACCGCCGACGGCCACGCCACCAAGCCGCCCGCCCGCTACACCGAGGCCACGCTGGTCAAGGAGTTGGAGGAGCGGGAGATCGGCCGCCCGTCGACGTACGCGTCGATCATCGGCACGATCCTGGACCGCGGCTACGTCTTCAAGAAGGGCACCGCGCTCGTCCCGTCGTTCCTCTCCTTCGCGGTGGTCAACCTCCTGGAGAAGCACTTCGGCCGGCTCGTCGACTACGACTTCACCGCCAAGATGGAGGACGACCTCGACCGCATCGCCCGCGGCGAGGCGCAGGCCGTGCCGTGGCTGCGGCGCTTCTACTTCGGCGAGGGCCAGGGTGAGGGCGGTGCGGCGGACGCCGGCAACGGCGACGGCGACCACCTCGGCGGCCTGAAGGAGCTGGTCACGGACCTGGGTGCGATCGACGCCCGGGAGATCTCGTCGTTCCCGGTGGGCAACGGCATCAAGCTGCGGGTCGGCCGCTACGGCCCGTACGTCGAGCGCGGGGAGAAGGACGAGGAGGGCCACCAGCGGGCCGACGTCCCCGACGACCTGGCGCCCGACGAGCTGACGGTGGAGTACGCCGAGGAGCTGCTGGCCAAGCCCAGCGGCGACTACGAGTTGGGCATGGACCCGGTCTCCGGTCACCAGATCGTGGCGAAGGACGGCCGCTACGGCCCGTACGTCACCGAGGTGCTGCCCGAGGGCACGCCGAAGACCGGCAAGAACGCGATCAAGCCGCGCACCGCCTCGCTGTTCAAGTCGATGTCCCTGGACACCGTGACGCTGGCGGACGCGCTCAAGCTGATGTCGCTGCCGCGGGTCGTCGGCGCCGACGCCGAGGGCACGGAGATCACCGCGCAGAACGGCCGCTACGGGCCGTACCTCAAGAAGGGCACCGACTCGCGTTCCCTGGAGCGCGAGGAGCAGCTCTTCACGATCACGCTCGACGAGGCGCTGGCGATCTACGCGCAGCCCAAGCAGCGCGGCCGGGCCGCGGCCAAGCCGCCGCTGAAGGAGCTGGGCACCGACCCGGTCAGCGGCAAGCCGGTGGTGGTCAAGGACGGCCGGTTCGGCGCGTACGTCACCGACGGCGAGACCAACGCGACGCTGCGGCGGGACGACGACGTCGAGACGATCACGCCCGAGCGCGGTTACGAGCTGCTGGCGGAGAAGCGCGCCAAGGGGCCGGCGAAGAAGACCGCCAAGAAGGCGCCGGCGAAGAAGACGGCGGCCAAGAAGACGACGGCGAAGAAGACCGCCGCCAAGAAGACCGCGACGAAGAAGACGGCGGCCAAGAAGACCACCGCCAAGAAGACCGCGGCCAAGACGGCGGCGAAGAAGACGGCCGCGTCGGCCGAGGACTGA